The following is a genomic window from Microtus pennsylvanicus isolate mMicPen1 chromosome 3, mMicPen1.hap1, whole genome shotgun sequence.
AGTTAATCTCTGGATATGTGATCATGGTCACCATGTAGTTAATTTAAATTCCCAGCCCCACTTTTCTAATTTCCATAATTACAAGAATTAATTGAAATAGTATATTTAGATTGTTTTAACACTGTGACTGGAACAGAATATGTTCAtggaaaatataatacatattaatttaaacttgtttatttttactcttttccaggtttaatttatttttggaaatcaagttcaatattaaaaagaaaaatcacacattaTTGGAAGCCATTTTCTACTAATTCCGATACATTTTAACTTATGATTTGATTTGAATACTGTCATGGGAGGAGCTGTGAGTGCTGGGGAAGATAATGATGACTTAATTGATAACCTTAAAGAAGCTCAGTACATCCGCACTGAAAGAGTAGAGCAAGCCTTCAGAGCCATTGACCGCGGAGATTACTATCTGGAAGGCTACAGAGACAATGCGTACAAAGACTTAGCCTGGAAGCACGGGAACATACACTTGTCCGCACCTTGCATTTATTCTGAAGTTATGGAAGCTTTGAAACTTCAACCAGGATTATCATTTCTTAACCTGGGAAGTGGAACCGGATATTTAAGTACAATGGTGGGCTTAATTTtaggtaattttatttttgtaaatttctATTTATAAAGTGAGCTGAGTTTGCGTTCATGACCTACAGTGTTTGTAACTGTACCTAGTATGTCTGAATGTGTCTGTTTAAAGCTTAGGTGTGGAAACACACAGTTGTAGTCTTCTCTTTCCCAGCCCTGAACCTAATGATTGGTCATCTCTCATACTTTTCTGTCTAGTTACAGTAGATATAGCAGTCTGTCAGTATTTGAAATCAAGCAACTGGGCCTGGGTCTATAGCTGGGTTGGTAGGATTCttacttacctagcatgcacaaaaccctggttTTGACCCACTACTTCACATACTAACACGGCGGTAGAAGAATCAGAAATCAAAGTCATCCTTAGTAACatactacagagtgagtttgaggctagtctaaGAAACATgagacaccccccaccccaagaaaACAACTGGTAGGCAAGAAGCTCAGGAGTATTGGGAGATGCAATGTGTTCTTTGTAGTGATATTTAATTTTTGACCGTTTTATCAGTGTCCCACTTGAAATGGAAAGGTAATTGTGTCAGTCTTGTAGACAGGAGTGTGGGAGTTAAACTTGTGG
Proteins encoded in this region:
- the Pcmtd1 gene encoding protein-L-isoaspartate O-methyltransferase domain-containing protein 1 isoform X3, which translates into the protein MGGAVSAGEDNDDLIDNLKEAQYIRTERVEQAFRAIDRGDYYLEGYRDNAYKDLAWKHGNIHLSAPCIYSEVMEALKLQPGLSFLNLGSGTGYLSTMVGLILGPFGINHGIELHSDVVEYAKEKLESFIKNSDSFDNPMCCQESPRLGSYLHSTHT